A genomic window from Punica granatum isolate Tunisia-2019 chromosome 2, ASM765513v2, whole genome shotgun sequence includes:
- the LOC116196947 gene encoding uncharacterized protein LOC116196947 isoform X4 — protein MSQQQEQSPSLDDCLKLLKGERDEQRLAGLLLLTKFCRGDDHASIRRAYDAVGSQFLDRLLRTGMRKGPNGGSDNDNRDAYLQLSVTVLATLCRVPEIASSKEMVSKIPVVLEVMSKESVSPVLEECYEFLYLTSSTNEDGVTTLFESDGIRILASPISTFTDGSHLMELSMKLVQLMLSKVSLGIITDACLVEMSTIVAAIIRQFAMLHNALKFDALHLLSAIFSSDYSGPLKEELGRKTNNHWPDYLLIGVVAILQNRVAPAEKLHSLVLAETAISIMGERWLINPVKLPNMQEQVPPDRCLLLVLESSRVEVAVLLNDIAYLKYEASKNTSSTMESILSKRRHLGIAFSLVEKIIRLISTIGEEEGSLVDDNTFVKVINGLNETIAVVLEYLQDAKDHGQKKGDDLLASVRVVGSYLAETPMACKEKVRELLAYMLSVEGEDEPSSPFSSVCFLMPLLCQITMDFEGCKSLVSSGGHRAIVQCLVKLVGQNALTDSSGGIFLACDTVLNLLIKREELQLSMDASLYIDLLKALTYWAENACDLSVTMMASSVCSLILDYTSEEALLKSELDRATCNRLYCLVARSLTSVRQALLSQDVSDDAQSEMDLYEIISSGYSRWAPRFPSIKSMVERS, from the exons ATG TCGCAGCAGCAAGAGCAGTCTCCTTCCCTCGACGATTGCCTGAAGCTGTTGAAGGGCGAGAGAGACGAGCAACGGCTGGCCGGTCTCCTCTTGTTGACTAAGTTCTGCAGAGGCGATGATCACGCCTCAATTCGTCGGGCCTACGATGCGGTTGGTTCCCAGTTTCTTGACCGTCTCTTGAGGACTG GGATGAGAAAAGGACCTAATGGTGGGAGTGACAATGACAACCGCGATGCATATTTGCAGTTATCGGTGACAGTTCTTGCCACACTTTGTCGTGTTCCAGAGATTGCTTCTTCAAAAGAGATGGTGTCTAAAATCCCAGTTGTATTGGAGGTCATGTCTAAAGA ATCAGTTTCACCTGTTCTTGAAGAGTGTTATGAGTTTTTGTACTTAACATCATCCACAAATGAAGATGGAGTTACTACGTTGTTCGAATCCGATGGCATCAGGATATTAGCTTCCCCAATTTCTACTTTTACTGATG GTTCTCATTTGATGGAGCTATCTATGAAACTTGTACAATTGATGCTAAGCAAGGTGTCGCTTGGCATCATTACAGATGCCTGCCTTGTAGAGATGTCAACCATT GTGGCTGCTATAATAAGGCAATTTGCCATGTTGCACAATGCCTTGAAATTTGATGCGCTTCACCTGCTTTCTGCCATCTTCTCTTCAGACTATTCG GGACCACTTAAGGAGGAACTTGGTCGAAAGACGAATAATCATTGGCCAGATTATCTGCTCATCGGTGTTGTAGCAATCCTACAAAACAGGGTAG cTCCTGCCGAAAAGCTCCATTCCCTTGTTTTAGCCGAGACGGCTATCTCAATAATGGGTGAGAGATGGCTGATTAATCCAGTTAAATTGCCTAATATGCAGGAGCAAGTTCCTCCAGACAG gtGTCTCCTGCTAGTGTTGGAGTCTTCCCGTGTTGAAGTTGCTGTTCTGTTGAATGATATTGCATACCTAAAATACGAAGCTTCAAAGAATACTTCATCCACTATGGAAAGTATTCTTTCAAAGCGGAGACATCTGGGTATTGCTTTTTCCTTGGTTGAGAAGATAATTAGACTAATCTCAACCATTGGGGAAGAAGAAG GTAGTCTTGTTGATGATAATACTTTTGTGAAGGTCATCAACGGGCTCAATGAGACAATTGCTGTGGTTCTTGAGTATTTACAAGATGCCAAG GATCATGGTCAAAAGAAGGGAGATGATCTGCTAGCATCTGTACGGGTTGTTGGGAG TTATCTTGCAGAGACACCTATGGCATGTAAAGAGAAGGTGAGAGAGCTCCTAGCTTATATGCTCTCTGTGGAAGGAGAAGATGAACCTAG CAGTCCCTTTTCCTCTGTCTGCTTTCTCATGCCTCTGCTCTGTCAAATCACAATGGACTTTGAAGGATGTAAAAGTTTAGTTTCATCGGGAGGGCATAGAGCT ATTGTGCAGTGCCTTGTAAAACTGGTTGGTCAGAATGCTCTGACAGACAGTAGTGGCGGCATCTTCTTGGCTTGTGATACTGTCCTCAACCTTCTGATAAAG AGAGAGGAGCTGCAACTTTCAATGGATGCATCACTCTATATTGACCTTCTGAAAGCATTGACATATTGGGCTG AGAATGCTTGCGACCTATCTGTCACTATGATGGCTTCAAGCGTATGTTCATTGATACTCGACTATACATCAGAAGAAGCTCTTCTAAAGTCCGAGCTTGACAGAGCCACATGCAACCGGCTTTATTGCCTCGTTGCGAGAAGCCTTACTTCGGTCCGACAG GCATTATTATCGCAGGATGTGTCTGATGATGCCCAGTCTGAGATGGACCTTTACGAGATCATTTCATCTG GATATTCTCGGTGGGCTCCAAGATTCCCCAGCATAAAGAGCATGGTCGAGAGAAGTTGA
- the LOC116196947 gene encoding uncharacterized protein LOC116196947 isoform X5 produces the protein MSQQQEQSPSLDDCLKLLKGERDEQRLAGLLLLTKFCRGDDHASIRRAYDAVGSQFLDRLLRTGMRKGPNGGSDNDNRDAYLQLSVTVLATLCRVPEIASSKEMVSKIPVVLEVMSKESVSPVLEECYEFLYLTSSTNEDGVTTLFESDGIRILASPISTFTDGSHLMELSMKLVQLMLSKVSLGIITDACLVEMSTIVAAIIRQFAMLHNALKFDALHLLSAIFSSDYSGPLKEELGRKTNNHWPDYLLIGVVAILQNRVAPAEKLHSLVLAETAISIMGERWLINPVKLPNMQEQVPPDRCLLLVLESSRVEVAVLLNDIAYLKYEASKNTSSTMESILSKRRHLGIAFSLVEKIIRLISTIGEEEGSLVDDNTFVKVINGLNETIAVVLEYLQDAKDHGQKKGDDLLASVRVVGSYLAETPMACKEKVRELLAYMLSVEGEDEPSSPFSSVCFLMPLLCQITMDFEGCKSLVSSGGHRAIVQCLVKLVGQNALTDSSGGIFLACDTVLNLLIKREELQLSMDASLYIDLLKALTYWADIFLLAYNSLGNKLCS, from the exons ATG TCGCAGCAGCAAGAGCAGTCTCCTTCCCTCGACGATTGCCTGAAGCTGTTGAAGGGCGAGAGAGACGAGCAACGGCTGGCCGGTCTCCTCTTGTTGACTAAGTTCTGCAGAGGCGATGATCACGCCTCAATTCGTCGGGCCTACGATGCGGTTGGTTCCCAGTTTCTTGACCGTCTCTTGAGGACTG GGATGAGAAAAGGACCTAATGGTGGGAGTGACAATGACAACCGCGATGCATATTTGCAGTTATCGGTGACAGTTCTTGCCACACTTTGTCGTGTTCCAGAGATTGCTTCTTCAAAAGAGATGGTGTCTAAAATCCCAGTTGTATTGGAGGTCATGTCTAAAGA ATCAGTTTCACCTGTTCTTGAAGAGTGTTATGAGTTTTTGTACTTAACATCATCCACAAATGAAGATGGAGTTACTACGTTGTTCGAATCCGATGGCATCAGGATATTAGCTTCCCCAATTTCTACTTTTACTGATG GTTCTCATTTGATGGAGCTATCTATGAAACTTGTACAATTGATGCTAAGCAAGGTGTCGCTTGGCATCATTACAGATGCCTGCCTTGTAGAGATGTCAACCATT GTGGCTGCTATAATAAGGCAATTTGCCATGTTGCACAATGCCTTGAAATTTGATGCGCTTCACCTGCTTTCTGCCATCTTCTCTTCAGACTATTCG GGACCACTTAAGGAGGAACTTGGTCGAAAGACGAATAATCATTGGCCAGATTATCTGCTCATCGGTGTTGTAGCAATCCTACAAAACAGGGTAG cTCCTGCCGAAAAGCTCCATTCCCTTGTTTTAGCCGAGACGGCTATCTCAATAATGGGTGAGAGATGGCTGATTAATCCAGTTAAATTGCCTAATATGCAGGAGCAAGTTCCTCCAGACAG gtGTCTCCTGCTAGTGTTGGAGTCTTCCCGTGTTGAAGTTGCTGTTCTGTTGAATGATATTGCATACCTAAAATACGAAGCTTCAAAGAATACTTCATCCACTATGGAAAGTATTCTTTCAAAGCGGAGACATCTGGGTATTGCTTTTTCCTTGGTTGAGAAGATAATTAGACTAATCTCAACCATTGGGGAAGAAGAAG GTAGTCTTGTTGATGATAATACTTTTGTGAAGGTCATCAACGGGCTCAATGAGACAATTGCTGTGGTTCTTGAGTATTTACAAGATGCCAAG GATCATGGTCAAAAGAAGGGAGATGATCTGCTAGCATCTGTACGGGTTGTTGGGAG TTATCTTGCAGAGACACCTATGGCATGTAAAGAGAAGGTGAGAGAGCTCCTAGCTTATATGCTCTCTGTGGAAGGAGAAGATGAACCTAG CAGTCCCTTTTCCTCTGTCTGCTTTCTCATGCCTCTGCTCTGTCAAATCACAATGGACTTTGAAGGATGTAAAAGTTTAGTTTCATCGGGAGGGCATAGAGCT ATTGTGCAGTGCCTTGTAAAACTGGTTGGTCAGAATGCTCTGACAGACAGTAGTGGCGGCATCTTCTTGGCTTGTGATACTGTCCTCAACCTTCTGATAAAG AGAGAGGAGCTGCAACTTTCAATGGATGCATCACTCTATATTGACCTTCTGAAAGCATTGACATATTGGGCTG ATATCTTTCTTCTAGCCTACAATTCACTGGGTAACAAATTGTGCAGTTGA
- the LOC116196947 gene encoding uncharacterized protein LOC116196947 isoform X1 has translation MSQQQEQSPSLDDCLKLLKGERDEQRLAGLLLLTKFCRGDDHASIRRAYDAVGSQFLDRLLRTGMRKGPNGGSDNDNRDAYLQLSVTVLATLCRVPEIASSKEMVSKIPVVLEVMSKESVSPVLEECYEFLYLTSSTNEDGVTTLFESDGIRILASPISTFTDGSHLMELSMKLVQLMLSKVSLGIITDACLVEMSTIVAAIIRQFAMLHNALKFDALHLLSAIFSSDYSGPLKEELGRKTNNHWPDYLLIGVVAILQNRVAPAEKLHSLVLAETAISIMGERWLINPVKLPNMQEQVPPDRCLLLVLESSRVEVAVLLNDIAYLKYEASKNTSSTMESILSKRRHLGIAFSLVEKIIRLISTIGEEEGSLVDDNTFVKVINGLNETIAVVLEYLQDAKDHGQKKGDDLLASVRVVGSYLAETPMACKEKVRELLAYMLSVEGEDEPSPFSSVCFLMPLLCQITMDFEGCKSLVSSGGHRAIVQCLVKLVGQNALTDSSGGIFLACDTVLNLLIKREELQLSMDASLYIDLLKALTYWAENACDLSVTMMASSVCSLILDYTSEEALLKSELDRATCNRLYCLVARSLTSVRQALLSQDVSDDAQSEMDLYEIISSGYSRWAPRFPSIKSMVERS, from the exons ATG TCGCAGCAGCAAGAGCAGTCTCCTTCCCTCGACGATTGCCTGAAGCTGTTGAAGGGCGAGAGAGACGAGCAACGGCTGGCCGGTCTCCTCTTGTTGACTAAGTTCTGCAGAGGCGATGATCACGCCTCAATTCGTCGGGCCTACGATGCGGTTGGTTCCCAGTTTCTTGACCGTCTCTTGAGGACTG GGATGAGAAAAGGACCTAATGGTGGGAGTGACAATGACAACCGCGATGCATATTTGCAGTTATCGGTGACAGTTCTTGCCACACTTTGTCGTGTTCCAGAGATTGCTTCTTCAAAAGAGATGGTGTCTAAAATCCCAGTTGTATTGGAGGTCATGTCTAAAGA ATCAGTTTCACCTGTTCTTGAAGAGTGTTATGAGTTTTTGTACTTAACATCATCCACAAATGAAGATGGAGTTACTACGTTGTTCGAATCCGATGGCATCAGGATATTAGCTTCCCCAATTTCTACTTTTACTGATG GTTCTCATTTGATGGAGCTATCTATGAAACTTGTACAATTGATGCTAAGCAAGGTGTCGCTTGGCATCATTACAGATGCCTGCCTTGTAGAGATGTCAACCATT GTGGCTGCTATAATAAGGCAATTTGCCATGTTGCACAATGCCTTGAAATTTGATGCGCTTCACCTGCTTTCTGCCATCTTCTCTTCAGACTATTCG GGACCACTTAAGGAGGAACTTGGTCGAAAGACGAATAATCATTGGCCAGATTATCTGCTCATCGGTGTTGTAGCAATCCTACAAAACAGGGTAG cTCCTGCCGAAAAGCTCCATTCCCTTGTTTTAGCCGAGACGGCTATCTCAATAATGGGTGAGAGATGGCTGATTAATCCAGTTAAATTGCCTAATATGCAGGAGCAAGTTCCTCCAGACAG gtGTCTCCTGCTAGTGTTGGAGTCTTCCCGTGTTGAAGTTGCTGTTCTGTTGAATGATATTGCATACCTAAAATACGAAGCTTCAAAGAATACTTCATCCACTATGGAAAGTATTCTTTCAAAGCGGAGACATCTGGGTATTGCTTTTTCCTTGGTTGAGAAGATAATTAGACTAATCTCAACCATTGGGGAAGAAGAAG GTAGTCTTGTTGATGATAATACTTTTGTGAAGGTCATCAACGGGCTCAATGAGACAATTGCTGTGGTTCTTGAGTATTTACAAGATGCCAAG GATCATGGTCAAAAGAAGGGAGATGATCTGCTAGCATCTGTACGGGTTGTTGGGAG TTATCTTGCAGAGACACCTATGGCATGTAAAGAGAAGGTGAGAGAGCTCCTAGCTTATATGCTCTCTGTGGAAGGAGAAGATGAACCTAG TCCCTTTTCCTCTGTCTGCTTTCTCATGCCTCTGCTCTGTCAAATCACAATGGACTTTGAAGGATGTAAAAGTTTAGTTTCATCGGGAGGGCATAGAGCT ATTGTGCAGTGCCTTGTAAAACTGGTTGGTCAGAATGCTCTGACAGACAGTAGTGGCGGCATCTTCTTGGCTTGTGATACTGTCCTCAACCTTCTGATAAAG AGAGAGGAGCTGCAACTTTCAATGGATGCATCACTCTATATTGACCTTCTGAAAGCATTGACATATTGGGCTG AGAATGCTTGCGACCTATCTGTCACTATGATGGCTTCAAGCGTATGTTCATTGATACTCGACTATACATCAGAAGAAGCTCTTCTAAAGTCCGAGCTTGACAGAGCCACATGCAACCGGCTTTATTGCCTCGTTGCGAGAAGCCTTACTTCGGTCCGACAG GCATTATTATCGCAGGATGTGTCTGATGATGCCCAGTCTGAGATGGACCTTTACGAGATCATTTCATCTG GATATTCTCGGTGGGCTCCAAGATTCCCCAGCATAAAGAGCATGGTCGAGAGAAGTTGA
- the LOC116196947 gene encoding uncharacterized protein LOC116196947 isoform X2, with protein sequence MSQQQEQSPSLDDCLKLLKGERDEQRLAGLLLLTKFCRGDDHASIRRAYDAVGSQFLDRLLRTGMRKGPNGGSDNDNRDAYLQLSVTVLATLCRVPEIASSKEMVSKIPVVLEVMSKESVSPVLEECYEFLYLTSSTNEDGVTTLFESDGIRILASPISTFTDGSHLMELSMKLVQLMLSKVSLGIITDACLVEMSTIVAAIIRQFAMLHNALKFDALHLLSAIFSSDYSGPLKEELGRKTNNHWPDYLLIGVVAILQNRVAPAEKLHSLVLAETAISIMGERWLINPVKLPNMQEQVPPDRCLLLVLESSRVEVAVLLNDIAYLKYEASKNTSSTMESILSKRRHLGIAFSLVEKIIRLISTIGEEEGSLVDDNTFVKVINGLNETIAVVLEYLQDAKDHGQKKGDDLLASVRVVGSYLAETPMACKEKVRELLAYMLSVEGEDEPSSPFSSVCFLMPLLCQITMDFEGCKSLVSSGGHRAIVQCLVKLVGQNALTDSSGGIFLACDTVLNLLIKREELQLSMDASLYIDLLKALTYWAENACDLSVTMMASSVCSLILDYTSEEALLKSELDRATCNRLYCLVARSLTSVRQDVSDDAQSEMDLYEIISSGYSRWAPRFPSIKSMVERS encoded by the exons ATG TCGCAGCAGCAAGAGCAGTCTCCTTCCCTCGACGATTGCCTGAAGCTGTTGAAGGGCGAGAGAGACGAGCAACGGCTGGCCGGTCTCCTCTTGTTGACTAAGTTCTGCAGAGGCGATGATCACGCCTCAATTCGTCGGGCCTACGATGCGGTTGGTTCCCAGTTTCTTGACCGTCTCTTGAGGACTG GGATGAGAAAAGGACCTAATGGTGGGAGTGACAATGACAACCGCGATGCATATTTGCAGTTATCGGTGACAGTTCTTGCCACACTTTGTCGTGTTCCAGAGATTGCTTCTTCAAAAGAGATGGTGTCTAAAATCCCAGTTGTATTGGAGGTCATGTCTAAAGA ATCAGTTTCACCTGTTCTTGAAGAGTGTTATGAGTTTTTGTACTTAACATCATCCACAAATGAAGATGGAGTTACTACGTTGTTCGAATCCGATGGCATCAGGATATTAGCTTCCCCAATTTCTACTTTTACTGATG GTTCTCATTTGATGGAGCTATCTATGAAACTTGTACAATTGATGCTAAGCAAGGTGTCGCTTGGCATCATTACAGATGCCTGCCTTGTAGAGATGTCAACCATT GTGGCTGCTATAATAAGGCAATTTGCCATGTTGCACAATGCCTTGAAATTTGATGCGCTTCACCTGCTTTCTGCCATCTTCTCTTCAGACTATTCG GGACCACTTAAGGAGGAACTTGGTCGAAAGACGAATAATCATTGGCCAGATTATCTGCTCATCGGTGTTGTAGCAATCCTACAAAACAGGGTAG cTCCTGCCGAAAAGCTCCATTCCCTTGTTTTAGCCGAGACGGCTATCTCAATAATGGGTGAGAGATGGCTGATTAATCCAGTTAAATTGCCTAATATGCAGGAGCAAGTTCCTCCAGACAG gtGTCTCCTGCTAGTGTTGGAGTCTTCCCGTGTTGAAGTTGCTGTTCTGTTGAATGATATTGCATACCTAAAATACGAAGCTTCAAAGAATACTTCATCCACTATGGAAAGTATTCTTTCAAAGCGGAGACATCTGGGTATTGCTTTTTCCTTGGTTGAGAAGATAATTAGACTAATCTCAACCATTGGGGAAGAAGAAG GTAGTCTTGTTGATGATAATACTTTTGTGAAGGTCATCAACGGGCTCAATGAGACAATTGCTGTGGTTCTTGAGTATTTACAAGATGCCAAG GATCATGGTCAAAAGAAGGGAGATGATCTGCTAGCATCTGTACGGGTTGTTGGGAG TTATCTTGCAGAGACACCTATGGCATGTAAAGAGAAGGTGAGAGAGCTCCTAGCTTATATGCTCTCTGTGGAAGGAGAAGATGAACCTAG CAGTCCCTTTTCCTCTGTCTGCTTTCTCATGCCTCTGCTCTGTCAAATCACAATGGACTTTGAAGGATGTAAAAGTTTAGTTTCATCGGGAGGGCATAGAGCT ATTGTGCAGTGCCTTGTAAAACTGGTTGGTCAGAATGCTCTGACAGACAGTAGTGGCGGCATCTTCTTGGCTTGTGATACTGTCCTCAACCTTCTGATAAAG AGAGAGGAGCTGCAACTTTCAATGGATGCATCACTCTATATTGACCTTCTGAAAGCATTGACATATTGGGCTG AGAATGCTTGCGACCTATCTGTCACTATGATGGCTTCAAGCGTATGTTCATTGATACTCGACTATACATCAGAAGAAGCTCTTCTAAAGTCCGAGCTTGACAGAGCCACATGCAACCGGCTTTATTGCCTCGTTGCGAGAAGCCTTACTTCGGTCCGACAG GATGTGTCTGATGATGCCCAGTCTGAGATGGACCTTTACGAGATCATTTCATCTG GATATTCTCGGTGGGCTCCAAGATTCCCCAGCATAAAGAGCATGGTCGAGAGAAGTTGA
- the LOC116196947 gene encoding uncharacterized protein LOC116196947 isoform X3: protein MSQQQEQSPSLDDCLKLLKGERDEQRLAGLLLLTKFCRGDDHASIRRAYDAVGSQFLDRLLRTGMRKGPNGGSDNDNRDAYLQLSVTVLATLCRVPEIASSKEMVSKIPVVLEVMSKESVSPVLEECYEFLYLTSSTNEDGVTTLFESDGIRILASPISTFTDGSHLMELSMKLVQLMLSKVSLGIITDACLVEMSTIVAAIIRQFAMLHNALKFDALHLLSAIFSSDYSGPLKEELGRKTNNHWPDYLLIGVVAILQNRVAPAEKLHSLVLAETAISIMGERWLINPVKLPNMQEQVPPDRCLLLVLESSRVEVAVLLNDIAYLKYEASKNTSSTMESILSKRRHLGIAFSLVEKIIRLISTIGEEEGSLVDDNTFVKVINGLNETIAVVLEYLQDAKDHGQKKGDDLLASVRVVGSYLAETPMACKEKVRELLAYMLSVEGEDEPSPFSSVCFLMPLLCQITMDFEGCKSLVSSGGHRAIVQCLVKLVGQNALTDSSGGIFLACDTVLNLLIKREELQLSMDASLYIDLLKALTYWAENACDLSVTMMASSVCSLILDYTSEEALLKSELDRATCNRLYCLVARSLTSVRQDVSDDAQSEMDLYEIISSGYSRWAPRFPSIKSMVERS from the exons ATG TCGCAGCAGCAAGAGCAGTCTCCTTCCCTCGACGATTGCCTGAAGCTGTTGAAGGGCGAGAGAGACGAGCAACGGCTGGCCGGTCTCCTCTTGTTGACTAAGTTCTGCAGAGGCGATGATCACGCCTCAATTCGTCGGGCCTACGATGCGGTTGGTTCCCAGTTTCTTGACCGTCTCTTGAGGACTG GGATGAGAAAAGGACCTAATGGTGGGAGTGACAATGACAACCGCGATGCATATTTGCAGTTATCGGTGACAGTTCTTGCCACACTTTGTCGTGTTCCAGAGATTGCTTCTTCAAAAGAGATGGTGTCTAAAATCCCAGTTGTATTGGAGGTCATGTCTAAAGA ATCAGTTTCACCTGTTCTTGAAGAGTGTTATGAGTTTTTGTACTTAACATCATCCACAAATGAAGATGGAGTTACTACGTTGTTCGAATCCGATGGCATCAGGATATTAGCTTCCCCAATTTCTACTTTTACTGATG GTTCTCATTTGATGGAGCTATCTATGAAACTTGTACAATTGATGCTAAGCAAGGTGTCGCTTGGCATCATTACAGATGCCTGCCTTGTAGAGATGTCAACCATT GTGGCTGCTATAATAAGGCAATTTGCCATGTTGCACAATGCCTTGAAATTTGATGCGCTTCACCTGCTTTCTGCCATCTTCTCTTCAGACTATTCG GGACCACTTAAGGAGGAACTTGGTCGAAAGACGAATAATCATTGGCCAGATTATCTGCTCATCGGTGTTGTAGCAATCCTACAAAACAGGGTAG cTCCTGCCGAAAAGCTCCATTCCCTTGTTTTAGCCGAGACGGCTATCTCAATAATGGGTGAGAGATGGCTGATTAATCCAGTTAAATTGCCTAATATGCAGGAGCAAGTTCCTCCAGACAG gtGTCTCCTGCTAGTGTTGGAGTCTTCCCGTGTTGAAGTTGCTGTTCTGTTGAATGATATTGCATACCTAAAATACGAAGCTTCAAAGAATACTTCATCCACTATGGAAAGTATTCTTTCAAAGCGGAGACATCTGGGTATTGCTTTTTCCTTGGTTGAGAAGATAATTAGACTAATCTCAACCATTGGGGAAGAAGAAG GTAGTCTTGTTGATGATAATACTTTTGTGAAGGTCATCAACGGGCTCAATGAGACAATTGCTGTGGTTCTTGAGTATTTACAAGATGCCAAG GATCATGGTCAAAAGAAGGGAGATGATCTGCTAGCATCTGTACGGGTTGTTGGGAG TTATCTTGCAGAGACACCTATGGCATGTAAAGAGAAGGTGAGAGAGCTCCTAGCTTATATGCTCTCTGTGGAAGGAGAAGATGAACCTAG TCCCTTTTCCTCTGTCTGCTTTCTCATGCCTCTGCTCTGTCAAATCACAATGGACTTTGAAGGATGTAAAAGTTTAGTTTCATCGGGAGGGCATAGAGCT ATTGTGCAGTGCCTTGTAAAACTGGTTGGTCAGAATGCTCTGACAGACAGTAGTGGCGGCATCTTCTTGGCTTGTGATACTGTCCTCAACCTTCTGATAAAG AGAGAGGAGCTGCAACTTTCAATGGATGCATCACTCTATATTGACCTTCTGAAAGCATTGACATATTGGGCTG AGAATGCTTGCGACCTATCTGTCACTATGATGGCTTCAAGCGTATGTTCATTGATACTCGACTATACATCAGAAGAAGCTCTTCTAAAGTCCGAGCTTGACAGAGCCACATGCAACCGGCTTTATTGCCTCGTTGCGAGAAGCCTTACTTCGGTCCGACAG GATGTGTCTGATGATGCCCAGTCTGAGATGGACCTTTACGAGATCATTTCATCTG GATATTCTCGGTGGGCTCCAAGATTCCCCAGCATAAAGAGCATGGTCGAGAGAAGTTGA